The DNA segment ATATAAATAGGCATATTTGATATTTCATGAAAAACAATTTATAATTCAATAAAGGAGGGGGCTTTCGCCCCAACTGGTTACTTAGTTATTAACCAAGTAATGATTCCAGCAACAACTCCAGATAGTACGCCAATGAGGAAATCACGTGCAAGTTGTTTTAACTCATTGGTTTTTATTTTGTTTTTCATTACTTCCTCCTTTCTGATATTATTATAACATAGATAACGGAAATGTAAAGAGTTTTAAGACACTTTTTTGATATTTTTCAATGATTTAATTGTCTTTCGAGAGTTATAAAGAGTTATAAAGTTTATAGTCGCTTTATCAAATACGCCAGATTCATCAGAATATATAAATAAGTTCACTAAATCACCTCTAAATAAACAAAAAGGGCACCACAAATTAAGTAGCACCCTCCCTCGTGGCTGACGTACAAAATAGCACGCTTAAACGTTAATTCAGTTACACGAGTATACACCCTAAGCTTCCCTATGTGCATTTTCATTTTAATAGTAACAAGTATTACATGTCAACTTTTATAAACCTTAGGCAACAAATCGACAGGTACACAAAGTTTTTACACTTGCAATTATAAACAAAAAATAACCCACCGTGTTGGTGGGTTTTAAATTACTTCAAATCTTCTTCTTTTTGTTGTTCGTTGTACTTTTTAGTAGACACATGTAATAATGCGCCTAAAAAGGTATCTATTGCCATAATAGTTCCGCTTATTTGCTGGGCATAAGGCAAATTCCAAATACCGGCTAAAGCTAGATAAAGTACACTTAACGCTGGAAGTACTACCAACGCCACTTCTTTTAAAACATCGTAAACCTTATTATTTTTAATCAACATCTCTTTTCTCCTTTTCTAAAATTGTTTCCGTAAATATTTATCAATATTTTCACTTGCTTTCTTGATGGCTTCTTTATCGTCTTTCGCAAGTGCTGAAATTTGAACTAAAATCAAACGTATCATCTCTTTTTGTGATTCGATTTCCTCATTCAAATTTTTAGCTCCACTTTCTAAGTTTTTAAGCCTTAGTTCGTGGTTTTCAATTTTGCTATTGGCTTCACTCAATGGCGCTTTGAAATCCTTTGACACTTCTTTGACAGCTCTATATACAGTGTATAGAAGCGCTACAAAACCAAGCAAGCCAACCACCGTCCAGTTCTCGACCCCTTGCATATGCTCTGTGTTCCTTTTTATAAAAGTTGATTCACTCGTCTTTGAACGGCGTTATAGTCATAACCGGCTTTTGTCAAACGCTCTTTGCGTTCTGCCCCATTTCCCCATTTGCCTTGAATCACTTCTCTAGCTATTTGATCGATGGACTTACTAGGTGTAGCTGAACGATTACCACGCACAAGCTCATTGACTAGGCTTTGGATGGTGTTGTAGTTATAGCCGGCCTTTTCAAGCTTAGCCTTGCGTTCTGCCCCATTCCCCCATTTACCTTGAATTACTTCTCTAGCAACTTCATTCAATGATTTTTGAGCCGGCTGAGCTGGTGCCGGCTTAGGCTTTTCTACAACCAAAGATTTCTTGATATCATTTTCTATCTTATGACCGGCTAATAAGTTATGGATTGTTTCTCCCGGACAAGCTGTAGCGGCGAACATTCTATGTTCTGTTAATGTAGCGTTTTTTGTTCCGTCATAATATGGATTAATATTATAGCGTTTACAGATATCAAAACATAATTTAATCAATGAGCTATAGGCTTTATCTGAAATATTCCATTTCCCGCCAATTTCATTATTTGCTACTTCAATGGTGATAGCTCTATGGTCATTCCACGGGCTAGATGAAGTCCACGCTCTATTTTCCTCTTCAACATAACAAGCGATACGACCATCTGAACCAATGCCATAGTTCGAGCTTGCCTTTCTGCTTTTTGGTTTAAATACATTACCGCATGTTTCTATAGATAAATTGCCAGCCATGTGATGAATGGTGATTTTAGAGACAGGCTGATTTCTTCTTCCACTATGATTTGGGCTTAAGATTACTTTATTGGTTAATGCACTATAACTCATTCTTCTTCTCCCTTATTGTTTGATAATTCTTCTAACTGTTCTGCTGTTAATTCCAATTCCTCTAATTCTTCTAATTCTTCTTCCATTTTTTATTCCTCTTTTCTATTCTTCCCACTTGCCTATCTCTTCCCAATTCTTAGGGTCACTAAATGGTGAGCCATCGTTGCCGTTTTTGTTAATGCGTTTGTAAACTTTATCGCCAAACAAAACATAGTCACCCACCTTATAGCTTTTATCCGCTTCATAAAATGGTGGTTTATTCGGTTTGTTTTTGACTAGCTCCCAATATTCACCCAAAAGCTGAGGGAGGGCTTGATAGTCTTTTTTATGCGCTTTTAAACAACGATACAAGATACCATATTGACTTCTTAAATCCCCTACCCGGTATGTGTAATCGTCCTTATCCTCTCGATAGTTCGGATAGAAAGCCGAGTACTTCTGCTTGGTATCATCATCCATTTTTTCTAAAGTCTCTTGAACTAAAGGCTTGGCTTTTTCGATAGTAGCTTTCAATGCCTGTTCTTCTGTGGCGTCAAACAGCACCAATTTAAGCACATATTGCTTATCTTCTTTTGAAATTTCGATACGGTCTAAGTATTGATAGCCTAAGTCAGTTTCGACCACTGTTTTAGGACTTAAGCTATCCAATATATCTTTGAATTCTGTTAAGCTATCACGCTTAATAGTCGTTCCTTGAATTTCAATTTTCTCATTAATTTTCATTTGATTTCCTTTCTCTAAATTCGTGCTAACAATACGGTTAAAATTAAATTGTTATCGGCTGGACAGGTCCATGATGGATGGGTGTTATGCAAACTAACGGATATCTTATTTCCCTCATGCCATCGTATTTGACAGATGATGGAGCCGTGGTTGTTATAGTAAGCATGCATACCACTTATTAGTTTGTAGCCACTCGGAACATCCACTTCACAAGTCATGTAAATTTCATTAGAAGGCTTGATAGCTTCTGTAACGGAATACTTCAATGTCTTTTCTACCAAAGTATTAGCTGTCAATATACGCTTACCACCAACCGAGCCGTCTTTTTCCACAATCAAATAGTCGTTGACCTGTACCGTCTTTTTACCAACCAAAAGTGTAGGCATGCTAGGCGGTAGGTCTATTCGTCGAATCAAAGTTGTAAAATCATCAGAAATCTTCAACTTTAAGCTGAAAGCTTCATCATAATTCAAACCATGTGAAATCTGCTTGTTAAACGTCCAGTCAATCCCGTTAGTTTCAAGCTTTTTAGCGTCCATCGGGATAGTGACTTGTTCTGAACCCTTAAAAATTAAAGGTTCGACTTTTAAAATATTAGACAATTGATTGAAGTACTCACCGTTAGACTTGATATAGCCACTATCCCCCGTTGGTGTGTTTCGTCTAAAAATTAGTTCTTTTAAACTTGGGGCTGTATAGTAATAAGCTTGTGTTTCCACTAAAACTCTAGTAGTTAA comes from the Bulleidia sp. zg-1006 genome and includes:
- a CDS encoding phage holin translates to MLIKNNKVYDVLKEVALVVLPALSVLYLALAGIWNLPYAQQISGTIMAIDTFLGALLHVSTKKYNEQQKEEDLK
- a CDS encoding N-acetylmuramoyl-L-alanine amidase, with protein sequence MSYSALTNKVILSPNHSGRRNQPVSKITIHHMAGNLSIETCGNVFKPKSRKASSNYGIGSDGRIACYVEEENRAWTSSSPWNDHRAITIEVANNEIGGKWNISDKAYSSLIKLCFDICKRYNINPYYDGTKNATLTEHRMFAATACPGETIHNLLAGHKIENDIKKSLVVEKPKPAPAQPAQKSLNEVAREVIQGKWGNGAERKAKLEKAGYNYNTIQSLVNELVRGNRSATPSKSIDQIAREVIQGKWGNGAERKERLTKAGYDYNAVQRRVNQLL